From a single Miscanthus floridulus cultivar M001 chromosome 8, ASM1932011v1, whole genome shotgun sequence genomic region:
- the LOC136469154 gene encoding tubulin beta-7 chain-like, whose product MCYMDEHAKTCFRLATGRYGDDSDLQLEHVNVYYIEASYGCFVPRAMLMDLAGVRNNWAKGHHTEGAELIDSVLDVVRKQAENCHCLQGFQVCHSLNGGTGSGLGTLLISKIREENADRMMLTFSVFHLGPVEAIPFAPGGHHRPCCYLGRA is encoded by the coding sequence ATGTGCTACATGGACGAGCACGCCAAAACTTGCTTCCGCCTCGCCACCGGCCGCTACGGCGACGATTCCGACCTCCAGCTCGAGCATGTCAACGTCTACTACATCGAGGCTTCCTATGGCTGCTTCGTGCCCCGCGCTATGCTCATGGACCTAGCTGGGGTCCGGAACAACTGGGCCAAGGGCCACCACACTGAGGGAGCCGAGCTCATCGACTCAGTGCTCGACGTTGTGCGGAAGCAAGCCGAGAACTGCCACTGCCTGCAAGGCTTCCAGGTGTGCCACTCCCTCAATGGCGGCACCGGCTCTGGCTTGGGCACGCTCCTCATCTCCAAGATCCGCGAGGAGAACGCCGATCGGATGATGCTCACCTTCTCCGTCTTCCACCTCGGCCCCGTCGAGGCGATCCCGTTTGCTCCTGGGGGCCACCATCGACCCTGCTGCTACTTGGGTCGTGCCTAG